In a single window of the Cucumis melo cultivar AY chromosome 11, USDA_Cmelo_AY_1.0, whole genome shotgun sequence genome:
- the LOC103495962 gene encoding probable beta-1,3-galactosyltransferase 2 isoform X2, protein MWTIPEHKGMARTTSIEAEELKLVSGGCDLKTLQQNQVNFSSKDIFGKVFKTHNAIHTLDKTISNLGMELAAAKSVQESVQRSSPLSEDLKQTDTSGRRKYLMVIGINTAFSSRKRRDSVRATWMPQGEKRKKLEEEKGIIIRFVIGHSATSGGILDRAIEAEDKKHGDLLRLDHVEGYLELSAKTKTYFVTAVSLWDADFYVKVDDDVHVNIGTLGETLARHRSKPRVYIGCMKSGPVLSQRGVRYHEPEHWKFGEAGNKYFRHATGQLYAISNDLATYISINQHILHKYANEDVSLGSWIIGLDVEHIDDRRLCCGTPPDCEWKAQAGNICIASFDWSCSGICKSAERIKEVHRRCGEGENVLWSATF, encoded by the exons ATGTGGACCATTCCTGAACATAAAGGCATGGCACGAACAACGTCCATAGAAGCTGAAGAATTGAAATTAGTTTCAGGGGGTTGTGACCTAAAAACT TTACAACAGAATCAAGTCAATTTTTCATCTAAAGACATTTTTGGCAAGGTTTTTAAGACACATAACGCTATACA CACATTAGATAAGACAATTTCTAATTTAGGGATGGAATTAGCTGCTGCCAAGTCAGTACAAGAATCAGTTCAAAGAAGTTCACCTTTATCAGAAGATTTAAAGCAGACAGATACATCTGGAAGAAGAAAGTATTTAATGGTTATAGGAATCAATACTGCCTTTAGCAGCAGGAAAAGAAGAGATTCTGTTCGGGCTACCTGGATGCCTCAAG gtgaaaaaagaaagaagttgGAGGAAGAGAAGGGCATCATAATTCGCTTTGTGATTGGCCATAG TGCCACATCAGGAGGTATTCTTGACAGAGCAATTGAAGCAGAAGATAAAAAGCATGGAGATCTCCTTAGGCTG GATCATGTTGAAGGTTACCTGGAATTATCAGCAAAAACGAAGACATACTTTGTTACAGCTGTTTCTCTATGGGATGCGGACTTTTACGTGAAAGTCGATGACGATGTTCATGTAAACATTG GAACACTTGGTGAGACATTAGCCAGACATCGATCCAAGCCACGAGTTTACATTGGATGCATGAAATCTGGCCCCGTCCTTTCGCAAAG GGGAGTGAGATACCACGAGCCAGAACATTGGAAATTTGGAGAAGCTGGAAATAAGTACTTCCGTCATGCAACAGGACAACTATACGCCATCTCAAATGATTTGGCTACTTACATTTCAATAAACCA GCATATTTTACACAAGTACGCTAATGAGGATGTCTCCTTGGGTTCCTGGATTATTGGACTTGACGTCGAACATATCGATGATCGGCGACTCTGCTGTGGTACTCCACCTG ATTGCGAGTGGAAGGCTCAGGCAGGGAACATTTGCATTGCTTCATTCGATTGGAGTTGCAGTGGGATATGCAAGTCTGCTGAAAGGATTAAAGAAGTCCATCGACGGTGTGGAGAAGGCGAGAATGTACTATGGAGTGCCACTTTCTGA
- the LOC103495962 gene encoding probable beta-1,3-galactosyltransferase 2 isoform X1, producing the protein MSWKSKADHHSSRSVISQKWTLFLCLVCFCSGMLFTNRMWTIPEHKGMARTTSIEAEELKLVSGGCDLKTLQQNQVNFSSKDIFGKVFKTHNAIHTLDKTISNLGMELAAAKSVQESVQRSSPLSEDLKQTDTSGRRKYLMVIGINTAFSSRKRRDSVRATWMPQGEKRKKLEEEKGIIIRFVIGHSATSGGILDRAIEAEDKKHGDLLRLDHVEGYLELSAKTKTYFVTAVSLWDADFYVKVDDDVHVNIGTLGETLARHRSKPRVYIGCMKSGPVLSQRGVRYHEPEHWKFGEAGNKYFRHATGQLYAISNDLATYISINQHILHKYANEDVSLGSWIIGLDVEHIDDRRLCCGTPPDCEWKAQAGNICIASFDWSCSGICKSAERIKEVHRRCGEGENVLWSATF; encoded by the exons ATGTCTTGGAAAAGTAAGGCCGATCATCATTCTTCAAGAAGTGTTATATCCCAGAAATGGACTCTGTTTCTTTGCTTGGTATGCTTTTGCTCTGGAATGCTCTTCACCAACAG GATGTGGACCATTCCTGAACATAAAGGCATGGCACGAACAACGTCCATAGAAGCTGAAGAATTGAAATTAGTTTCAGGGGGTTGTGACCTAAAAACT TTACAACAGAATCAAGTCAATTTTTCATCTAAAGACATTTTTGGCAAGGTTTTTAAGACACATAACGCTATACA CACATTAGATAAGACAATTTCTAATTTAGGGATGGAATTAGCTGCTGCCAAGTCAGTACAAGAATCAGTTCAAAGAAGTTCACCTTTATCAGAAGATTTAAAGCAGACAGATACATCTGGAAGAAGAAAGTATTTAATGGTTATAGGAATCAATACTGCCTTTAGCAGCAGGAAAAGAAGAGATTCTGTTCGGGCTACCTGGATGCCTCAAG gtgaaaaaagaaagaagttgGAGGAAGAGAAGGGCATCATAATTCGCTTTGTGATTGGCCATAG TGCCACATCAGGAGGTATTCTTGACAGAGCAATTGAAGCAGAAGATAAAAAGCATGGAGATCTCCTTAGGCTG GATCATGTTGAAGGTTACCTGGAATTATCAGCAAAAACGAAGACATACTTTGTTACAGCTGTTTCTCTATGGGATGCGGACTTTTACGTGAAAGTCGATGACGATGTTCATGTAAACATTG GAACACTTGGTGAGACATTAGCCAGACATCGATCCAAGCCACGAGTTTACATTGGATGCATGAAATCTGGCCCCGTCCTTTCGCAAAG GGGAGTGAGATACCACGAGCCAGAACATTGGAAATTTGGAGAAGCTGGAAATAAGTACTTCCGTCATGCAACAGGACAACTATACGCCATCTCAAATGATTTGGCTACTTACATTTCAATAAACCA GCATATTTTACACAAGTACGCTAATGAGGATGTCTCCTTGGGTTCCTGGATTATTGGACTTGACGTCGAACATATCGATGATCGGCGACTCTGCTGTGGTACTCCACCTG ATTGCGAGTGGAAGGCTCAGGCAGGGAACATTTGCATTGCTTCATTCGATTGGAGTTGCAGTGGGATATGCAAGTCTGCTGAAAGGATTAAAGAAGTCCATCGACGGTGTGGAGAAGGCGAGAATGTACTATGGAGTGCCACTTTCTGA